In the genome of Myxococcus stipitatus, one region contains:
- a CDS encoding chalcone isomerase family protein: MKEQALRSVARGLVLSLTLVSGVAFAGQKQVGGVRMPDSLTLQGRTVPLAHMELHKRFIFKVYVWSLYLEDHPRSASEAIASNCVKRLHFRFLRDISRSQLVESLRNGLHRNPDLREGPLAQQVGVMLGSLRDVEKGGDLIITYTPGGGLEIAGEASGGVFIPGKSFADALFSAWLDVHPIFPR, encoded by the coding sequence ATGAAGGAGCAGGCGTTGCGGAGTGTCGCGCGGGGGCTCGTGCTGTCGCTGACCCTGGTGTCCGGGGTGGCGTTCGCGGGGCAGAAGCAGGTGGGCGGTGTCCGCATGCCGGACTCGCTGACCTTGCAGGGCCGCACCGTGCCGCTGGCCCACATGGAGCTGCACAAGCGCTTCATCTTCAAGGTCTACGTGTGGAGCCTCTACCTGGAGGACCACCCGCGCAGCGCGTCGGAGGCCATCGCCTCCAACTGCGTCAAGCGCCTCCACTTCCGCTTCCTGCGGGACATCAGCCGCTCCCAGCTGGTGGAGAGCCTGCGCAACGGCCTGCACCGCAACCCGGACCTGCGCGAGGGGCCGCTGGCTCAGCAGGTGGGGGTGATGCTGGGCTCGCTGCGCGACGTGGAGAAGGGCGGGGACCTCATCATCACGTACACGCCCGGGGGCGGGTTGGAGATCGCCGGGGAGGCCAGCGGGGGTGTCTTCATCCCCGGGAAATCCTTTGCGGATGCGCTCTTTTCGGCGTGGCTGGACGTGCACCCTATCTTTCCGCGTTGA
- a CDS encoding OmpA/MotB family protein, which yields MRTRLILASLVALSTGCVTQGTFDAKAQEADQLSKGLNDEKGARAAAEAKVKELSEQIAAQAQEKQALETRLTASESRLTAGAAERRALQDENAKLSALNDELARNSKKLAQAKEELEKKSSEYENLAQSLKQEISEGKIELSELKGRMTVQLKDKILFASGSARVGKEGTAALNKIAEALKTVQGKIIRVEGHTDDVPTGGGQFQTNWELSLARAMAVVRTLQDAGVDPTRLSAAGYGQYQPIAANDSAENRSLNRRIEIVLAPKL from the coding sequence ATGCGGACACGGCTGATTCTGGCATCGCTGGTGGCGCTCTCCACGGGTTGCGTCACGCAAGGCACGTTCGACGCGAAGGCCCAGGAGGCGGACCAGCTCTCCAAGGGGCTCAACGACGAGAAGGGTGCTCGCGCCGCCGCCGAAGCCAAGGTGAAGGAGCTGTCGGAGCAGATCGCCGCGCAGGCGCAGGAGAAGCAGGCGCTGGAGACGCGGCTGACCGCCTCCGAGTCGCGGCTCACGGCGGGCGCCGCCGAGCGCCGCGCGCTGCAGGACGAGAACGCGAAGCTCTCCGCGCTCAACGACGAGCTGGCGCGCAACTCCAAGAAGCTGGCCCAGGCGAAGGAGGAGCTGGAGAAGAAGAGCTCCGAGTACGAGAACCTGGCGCAGAGCCTCAAGCAGGAGATTTCGGAAGGGAAGATCGAGCTGTCCGAGCTGAAGGGCCGGATGACGGTGCAGCTCAAGGACAAGATTCTCTTCGCCTCCGGCTCGGCGCGCGTGGGCAAGGAAGGCACGGCGGCGCTGAACAAGATCGCCGAGGCGCTCAAGACGGTGCAGGGCAAAATCATCCGCGTGGAAGGCCACACGGACGACGTGCCGACGGGCGGCGGGCAGTTCCAGACCAACTGGGAGCTGAGCCTGGCGCGCGCCATGGCGGTGGTGCGCACGCTCCAGGACGCGGGCGTGGACCCGACCCGGCTGTCGGCGGCGGGCTATGGCCAGTACCAGCCCATCGCGGCGAACGATTCGGCGGAGAACCGCAGCCTGAACCGTCGCATCGAAATCGTGCTCGCGCCCAAGTTGTGA
- a CDS encoding TonB-dependent receptor: protein MKTLFAVLCFFVATGALAQAPDGGVADPDAGVPTGVLTKPPELLRQVEAPYPPEAAAQQLEGTVVMLIDISETGTVTNVEVTEPAGHGFDEAAVEAVKQFQFEPAQVDHVPAPVRIQYAYQFVFRPVQPEPTEDGGVAAPEAPVNFSGRALERGSRKPLAGAEVVIPELGLSTVADEDGRFSFRGVPLGTHEVLVVLGGYDRFRTKETLAEGLETRATYYVQKRIFSAFETVVRSERERKEVTSTTLQVAEVQRVPGTQGDTLKVVQNLPGVARPAFNGGQLVIRGTSPQESGVFLDGQRIPLLFHFGGLTSVYNSELLDALDYLPGNFSSYYGDITGGVINVRSRDPKMDRIHATAGVSLIESNAVVEGPITDTLGFAIGGRRSYVDLVLGLVPEGDGPSLQVAPRYYDAQLKLVWKPKALPRHTFSLQGLTSRDRLGLVFDRPSDNDPTVTGGLDVTTGFNQLRLRHQYRADALTLDTQALVGNTLVEFAVGARNLRIASTDLSLRSTAEYVLRESLTLAGGVDVTSNLARVKALIQRPPREGEPPRPLINEALVTADGDFVQFFPSLWVEGRVSPVKGLLVVPGVRAEGYVFTDQKEARYTLNPRLAVRYALTDAVTLKGGAGVYHGPPIQDEASVDFGNPDLKAKRSLQYSVGAEWQPRQEWFVSGEVFYNDLDDLIVRSDALVERGGERVPERLKNGGVGRIYGLEVLIRRSLTERLFGWISYTLSRSERRDAPGAAWRKFDNDQTHVLTAIASYKLPRGWEVGARFRFASGNPTTPVVGAVRDDTNDVFLPLFAAVNSNRLPSFNQLDVRVDKVFVFDTWTLDLYLDLTNAYHNPAVEGIAYNYNYSQSAYFEGLPILPVLGAKGSF from the coding sequence ATGAAAACGCTCTTCGCCGTCCTCTGTTTCTTCGTCGCCACCGGGGCGCTGGCCCAGGCTCCGGATGGTGGCGTCGCCGACCCCGACGCGGGCGTCCCCACGGGTGTGCTGACCAAGCCCCCGGAGCTGCTCCGCCAGGTGGAAGCGCCGTACCCACCGGAGGCCGCCGCCCAGCAGCTGGAGGGGACGGTGGTGATGCTCATCGACATCTCGGAGACGGGCACCGTCACGAATGTCGAGGTGACCGAGCCCGCGGGACACGGCTTCGACGAGGCCGCGGTGGAGGCGGTGAAGCAGTTCCAGTTCGAGCCCGCGCAGGTGGACCATGTCCCCGCGCCGGTGCGCATCCAGTACGCGTACCAGTTCGTCTTCCGGCCCGTGCAGCCCGAGCCCACCGAGGACGGCGGCGTCGCCGCGCCCGAAGCCCCGGTGAACTTCAGTGGCCGCGCGCTGGAGCGTGGCTCGCGCAAGCCGCTGGCGGGCGCGGAGGTCGTGATTCCGGAGCTGGGCCTGTCCACCGTCGCGGACGAGGACGGGCGCTTCTCCTTCCGAGGCGTCCCGCTGGGCACGCACGAGGTGCTGGTGGTGCTGGGCGGGTATGACCGCTTCCGCACGAAGGAGACGCTGGCGGAGGGCCTGGAGACGCGCGCCACGTACTACGTGCAGAAGCGCATCTTCAGCGCCTTCGAGACGGTGGTGCGCAGCGAGCGCGAGCGCAAGGAGGTGACGAGCACCACGCTGCAGGTGGCGGAGGTGCAGCGCGTGCCCGGCACGCAGGGCGACACGCTCAAGGTCGTGCAGAACCTCCCGGGCGTCGCGCGCCCCGCGTTCAACGGCGGCCAGCTCGTCATCCGGGGCACCAGTCCGCAGGAGTCCGGCGTCTTCCTGGACGGCCAGCGCATCCCGCTGCTGTTCCACTTCGGCGGCCTGACGAGTGTCTACAACTCCGAGCTGCTGGACGCGCTCGACTACCTGCCCGGCAACTTCTCCTCGTACTACGGCGACATCACGGGTGGCGTCATCAACGTGCGCAGCCGCGATCCGAAGATGGACCGCATCCACGCCACGGCGGGCGTGAGCCTCATCGAGTCGAACGCGGTCGTCGAGGGGCCCATCACGGACACGCTGGGGTTCGCCATCGGCGGACGGCGCTCGTACGTGGACCTGGTGCTGGGGCTGGTGCCGGAGGGAGATGGGCCGAGCCTCCAGGTGGCGCCGCGCTACTACGACGCGCAACTGAAGCTGGTGTGGAAGCCGAAGGCGCTGCCTCGGCACACGTTCTCGCTCCAGGGGCTCACGTCGCGCGACCGGCTGGGGCTGGTGTTCGACCGGCCGTCGGACAACGACCCCACCGTCACGGGGGGCCTGGATGTCACCACGGGCTTCAACCAGCTGCGGCTGCGGCACCAGTACCGCGCGGACGCGCTCACGTTGGACACGCAGGCGCTGGTGGGCAACACGCTGGTGGAGTTCGCGGTGGGCGCGCGCAACCTGCGCATCGCGTCCACGGACCTGAGCCTGCGCTCCACGGCGGAGTACGTGCTGCGCGAGTCGCTGACGCTGGCGGGCGGCGTGGATGTGACGAGCAACCTCGCGCGGGTGAAGGCGCTCATCCAGCGTCCGCCGCGCGAAGGGGAGCCGCCTCGGCCGCTCATCAACGAGGCGCTCGTCACGGCGGATGGGGACTTCGTGCAGTTCTTCCCCTCGCTGTGGGTGGAGGGCCGGGTGAGTCCGGTGAAGGGGCTGCTCGTGGTGCCGGGCGTTCGCGCGGAGGGGTATGTGTTCACGGACCAGAAGGAGGCCCGGTACACGCTCAACCCGAGGCTCGCGGTGCGCTACGCGCTCACGGACGCGGTGACGCTGAAGGGCGGCGCGGGCGTGTACCACGGGCCCCCCATCCAGGATGAGGCCAGCGTGGACTTCGGCAATCCGGACCTGAAGGCCAAGCGCTCGCTGCAGTACAGCGTGGGGGCGGAGTGGCAGCCGAGGCAGGAGTGGTTCGTCAGCGGCGAGGTCTTCTACAACGACCTGGATGACCTCATCGTGCGCTCGGATGCGCTGGTGGAGCGCGGCGGGGAGCGGGTGCCGGAGCGGCTGAAGAACGGCGGGGTGGGGCGCATCTACGGGCTGGAGGTGCTCATCCGCCGCTCGTTGACCGAGCGCCTGTTCGGCTGGATTTCGTACACGCTGAGCCGCAGTGAGCGGCGGGACGCGCCGGGGGCGGCGTGGCGCAAGTTCGACAATGACCAGACGCACGTGCTGACGGCGATTGCGTCCTACAAGCTGCCGAGGGGCTGGGAGGTGGGCGCGCGCTTCCGCTTCGCGTCGGGGAATCCGACGACGCCGGTGGTGGGCGCGGTGCGCGATGACACCAACGACGTGTTCCTGCCGTTGTTCGCGGCGGTGAACTCGAACCGGTTGCCGTCGTTCAACCAGCTGGATGTCCGCGTGGACAAGGTCTTCGTCTTCGACACGTGGACGCTGGACCTCTACCTGGACTTGACGAACGCGTACCACAACCCGGCGGTGGAGGGCATCGCCTACAACTACAACTACAGCCAGAGCGCCTACTTCGAGGGACTGCCCATCCTCCCCGTCCTCGGCGCGAAGGGGAGCTTCTAG